From the Quercus lobata isolate SW786 chromosome 6, ValleyOak3.0 Primary Assembly, whole genome shotgun sequence genome, one window contains:
- the LOC115994389 gene encoding major allergen Pru ar 1-like: MGVFTYETETTSIIAPAKLFKAFVLDGDNLIPKVAPHAIKSAEIIEGNGGPGTIKKITFGEGSQFKYVKHRIDEIDHVNFTYCYSVIEGDALSEVLEKISYEIKIVASPDGGSILKSTSKYHTKGEHEIKEEQVKAGKEKAAGLFKAIESYLSAHPDAYN, encoded by the exons TTGCACCCGCTAAACTATTCAAGGCTTTTGTTCTCGATGGTGACAACCTCATCCCAAAGGTTGCACCTCATGCCATTAAGAGTGCTGAAATCATTGAAGGGAATGGAGGTCCCGGAACCATAAAGAAGATCACCTTTGGTGAAG GTAGCCAATTCAAGTATGTGAAGCACAGAATTGATGAGATTGACCATGTAAATTTCACATACTGCTACAGCGTGATTGAGGGTGATGCTTTGAGTGAAGTACTCGAGAAAATCTCATATGAGATCAAAATTGTGGCAAGCCCTGATGGAGGATCCATCTTGAAGAGCACCAGCAAGTACCACACAAAGGGTGAGCACGAGATCAAGGAAGAGCAAGTTAAGGCTGGCAAAGAAAAGGCTGCGGGACTTTTCAAGGCTATTGAGAGCTACCTCTCAGCACATCCTGATGCCTACAACTAA